A stretch of Dama dama isolate Ldn47 chromosome 22, ASM3311817v1, whole genome shotgun sequence DNA encodes these proteins:
- the BCL2L14 gene encoding apoptosis facilitator Bcl-2-like protein 14 — MCTASPCDLEEIPLDDEDPDSLEYKILEFYVKHHVFQNTSVVLSPKLLRTRSLSQKGPESWPVNEAWTQGPWPCRNSQSSEKAINLTKKKSSWRTLFGVAEKEEDSQSSPPEIRAQGQRVGGPQVRPRSPKWPRSRSSMDQRLEHKAADPRVVSIANRVAEIVYSWPPPEEFHSQGGGFNSQELPVPQSFEGQSGAKSTKKVDDEGPSWLLSWQHIKRQGRGVFNRGGAPQPPIQTEGEDQIIARIVELLKYSGEQLERELKKDKVLMTCFQDGLSYPVFKTITDQFLRAVDTRGESEVKAQGFKAALAIDVIAKLTTVDNHPMNRVLGFGTKYLKDNFSPWIQQHGGWEKILRIPHEEVD, encoded by the exons ATGTGCACTGCCAGCCCCTGTGACCTGGAAGAGATCCCCCTGGATGATGAGGACCCAGACAGCTTGGAGTACAAAATCCTGGAGTTCTATGTCAAACACCACGTCTTCCAGAACACCTCTGTCGTCCTCTCACCAAAGCTCCTGAGAACAAGGAGTCTGTCCCAGAAAGGGCCGGAGAGCTGGCCAGTGAATGAGGCATGGACGCAGGGGCCGTGGCCCTGCAGAAATTCCCAATCCAGCGAGAAGGCCATAAACCTCACCAAGAAAAAGTCGTCTTGGAGGACCCTCTTCGGGGtagcagagaaggaggaggacTCACAGAGCTCGCCTCCGGAAATCCGTGCCCAGGGACAAAGGGTGGGGGGACCTCAGGTCCGTCCTCGGAGTCCGAAATGGCCAAGGTCCCGCTCCAGCATGGACCAGCGCTTAGAGCACAAAG CTGCGGACCCCAGAGTCGTTTCCATTGCCAACCGAGTCGCTGAAATTGTTTATTCCTGGCCGCCGCCAGAAGAGTTCCACAGCCAGGGAGGAGGCTTCAACTCCCAAGAGCTTCCGGTACCCCAGAGTTTCGAAGGGCAGTCTGGAGCTAAAAGTACCAAGAAAG tggacgatgAGGGGCCCAGCTGGCTCTTGAGCTGGCAGCACATCAAGCGACAAGGCAGAGGAGTCTTCAATCGTGGCGGTGCCCCCCAACCCCCGATCCAAACTG AAGGAGAAGACCAAATAATAGCCAGAATTGTTGAGCTGCTGAAATATTCAGGGGAGCAGTTGGAAAGAGAG TTGAAGAAAGACAAGGTTTTGATGACCTGCTTCCAGGATGGGTTATCCTATCCTGTTTTCAAGACCATCACAGACCAGTTCCTAAGGGCCGTGGACACCAGGGGAGAATCAGAGGTCAAAGCCCAGGGCTTTAAAGCTGCTCTTGCAATAGATGTCATAGCCAAGCTCACGACTGTCGACAACCACCCCATGAACAGGGTGCTGGGTTTTGGAACCAAGTACCTGAAAGATAATTTCTCACCCTGGATCCAGCAGCATGGTGGATGG